In Yarrowia lipolytica chromosome 1F, complete sequence, a genomic segment contains:
- a CDS encoding uncharacterized protein (Compare to YALI0F01650g, weakly similar to uniprot|P32573 Saccharomyces cerevisiae YNL202w SPS19 peroxisomal 2 4-dienoyl-CoA reductase), whose protein sequence is MVSSAATSALPISAPYTFYPQARVPAPKKLVGLNAALEAQKNPEFEVKPEIFKEFSLPDGVAIVTGGNSGIGLEYSVCLAELGATVYCLDMPETPSEEFLACQSYVKRMPGNASLVFKRADVTDEETMNSLFQNIAETHGKIDVVIANAGVLGPRASCNEYPADWFRKVMDVNVTGVFITAQAASRQMIATKTSGSIIVTASMSGSIVNRDMPWCAYNASKAAAAHLVKSMAAELGQFEIRVNSISPGHIQTAMTDVCLDAEPGLGNQWAFQNPMGRLGGVSELRGVCAYLASSASSYTTGSDILVCGGHHVW, encoded by the coding sequence ATGGTTTCTTCAGCCGCTACTTCTGCTCTGCCCATCTCGGCACCCTACACCTTCTACCCTCAGGCTCGAGTTCCTGcccccaagaagctcgTTGGACTCAAtgctgctctggaggcccagaagaaccCCGAGTTCGAGGTGAAGCCCGAGATCTTTAAGGAGTTCTCTCTGCCCGACGGTGTTGCCATTGTCACCGGTGGAAACTCCGGTATTGGTCTTGAGTACTCAGTCTGCCTCGCCGAGCTCGGTGCCACTGTCTACTGTCTTGACATGCCCGAGACTCCCTCTGAGGAGTTCCTGGCTTGCCAGTCCTACGTTAAGCGAATGCCCGGCAACGCCTCTCTGGTCTTCAAGCGAGCCGACGTCACTGACGAGGAGACTATGAACTCCCTCTTCCAGAACATTGCCGAGACCCACGGCAAGATTGACGTTGTCATCGCTAACGCCGGTGTGCTTGGACCTCGAGCCTCTTGCAACGAGTACCCCGCTGACTGGTTCCGAAAGGTCATGGACGTCAACGTCACCGGTGTCTTTATCACCGCCCAGGCCGCCTCTCGACAGATGATTGCCACCAAGACTTCTGGTTCTATCATTGTCACCGCCTCCATGTCCGGCTCCATTGTCAACCGAGACATGCCCTGGTGCGCCTACAACGCCTCCAaggccgctgctgctcatcTTGTCAAGTCCATGGCTGCTGAGCTCGGCCAGTTTGAGATTCGAGTCAACTCCATCTCCCCCGGTCACATCCAGACTGCTATGACTGACGTCTGTCTTGACGCTGAGCCCGGTCTTGGTAACCAGTGGGCCTTCCAGAACCCCATGGGCCGACTTGGAGGTGTCTCCGAGCTTCGAGGAGTCTGCGCCTACCTTGCATCTTCCGCCTCCTCCTACACCACCGGCTCTGACATTCTTGTCTGCGGTGGCCACCACGTCTGGTAA
- a CDS encoding uncharacterized protein (Compare to YALI0F01606g, similar to uniprot|O13902 Schizosaccharomyces pombe Dihydroxyacetone kinase 1 DAK1 (DHA kinase 1)) — translation MSTKHLFNETDELVLKSLEGVQASRSASILSHRFKVLYNGTHSADRVAVLSGGGSGHEPAHAGFVGDNMLTGAICGPVFASPSAKQVEAGCKLVPSDKGHILVVTNYTGDMLHFGLAAEKLKSQGHKVGIIKSADDVAVDRKSGGLVGRRGLAGTVLLDKIVGGAAWDKLSFDECMAIGTEVAENTATASIGLDYCHVPGRSVENHVSLDQNECQFGLGIHNEPGVKTINPVPAPESMVDTLLKYLVSQDDPERSFVKFKEGDEVILLANNLGGISTIEMRAAVQLAREQLEKTHKIKSVRVLCGTFMSSLNAPGFSITLVNLSNGSHSKNVLKYLDAVSDAPAWVNVAPPTSVKPFINEDKIFDDETSNIKAPTLDIPEQTVVAALTQASQNIIKAEPQLTAWDTEMGDGDCGHTIEHGCRALLEYLNKNKSDPKALEIIPIVRAVVHITEEDMGGTLGAIFGIFFASFLNALLLDPLSHKTDVNVTDKLVNAANTGLESLMNHTPARPGDRTVMDVLIPYVQSLVSTKDIKEAALKAKQAAEGTKKIKPRLGRAVYVGEKDGELPPDPGAWAVYELVDGFANHK, via the coding sequence ATGTCCACAAAACATCTGTTCAACGAGACTGACGAGCTCGTGCTCAAGTCTCTCGAGGGAGTTCAGGCTTCCCGATCAGCGTCCATTCTCTCCCACAGATTCAAGGTGCTCTACAACGGAACCCATTCCGCTGACCGAGTTGCAGTTctttctggaggaggctctggccaCGAGCCTGCCCACGCCGGCTTTGTGGGAGACAACATGCTGACCGGTGCCATCTGTGGCCCCGTCTTCGCGTCTCCTTCAGCCAAGCAGGTCGAGGCCGGCTGCAAGCTCGTGCCCTCCGACAAGGGTCATATTCTGGTCgtcaccaactacaccgGCGACATGTTGCATTTTGGTCTCGCGgccgagaagctcaagtcTCAGGGCCACAAGGTCGGCATCATTAAGTCTGCCGACGATGTGGCTGTCGACCGAAAGAGCGGTGGTCTGGTCGGTCGACGAGGACTGGCTGGAACTGTGCTTctggacaagattgtcgGAGGAGCTGCCTGGGACAAGCTGTCCTTTGATGAATGCATGGCCATTGGAACCGAGGTGGCCGAGAACACCGCAACCGCCTCAATTGGACTGGACTACTGCCACGTTCCTGGTCGATCCGTTGAGAACCACGTCTCGCTCGACCAGAACGAGTGTCAATTCGGCCTGGGTATTCACAATGAGCCCGGAGTCAAGACCATCAACCCCGTGCCTGCCCCTGAGTCCATGGTTGATACTCTGCTCAAGTACCTAGTTTCGCAGGACGACCCCGAGCGATCCTTCGTAAAGTTCAAGGAGGGCGACGAGGTCATTCTCCTGGCCAACAACCTCGGTGGAATTTCCACCATTGAGATGCGGGCTGCTGTCCAGCTTGCCCGAGAGCAACTCGAGAAGACCCACAAGATCAAGTCTGTGCGAGTTCTGTGCGGCACCTTCATGAGCTCTCTCAACGCTCCCGGCTTCTCTATCACCCTGGTGAACCTGTCTAACGGCTCCCACAGCAAGAACGTGCTCAAGTACCTGGACGCTGTGTCCGACGCCCCTGCCTGGGTCAATGTGGCCCCTCCTACCTCGGTCAAGCCCTTTATCAACGAGGACAAGATCTTCGACGACGAGACCTCCAACATTAAGGCTCCCACACTGGACATTCCTGAACAGACCGTGGTTGCTGCTCTCACTCAGGCCTCCCAGAACATTATCAAGGCCGAGCCTCAGCTTACTGCATGGGATACCGAAATGGGAGACGGAGACTGTGGACACACCATTGAACATGGCTGCCGAGCTCTTCTCGAGtacctcaacaagaacaagagcGACCCAAAGGCTCTCGAGATCATCCCCATTGTGCGGGCTGTCGTTCAcatcaccgaggaggaTATGGGAGGCACCCTGGGAGCTATCTTCggcattttttttgcctctTTCCTTAACGCTCTTCTGCTGGACCCTCTGTCCCATAAGACTGATGTCAATGTGACTGATAAGCTCGTCAACGCTGCTAACACCGGTCTGGAAAGTCTCATGAACCACACTCCTGCTCGACCTGGTGACCGAACTGTCATGGACGTGTTGATCCCCTACGTGCAGTCTCTGGTGTCCACCAAGGATATCAAGGAGGccgctctcaaggccaagcaggCTGCCGAGGgcaccaagaagatcaagccTCGTCTTGGACGAGCAGTCTATGTTGGGGAGAAGGACGGTGAGCTTCCTCCCGACCCTGGAGCTTGGGCTGTCTACGAGCTGGTTGATGGTTTTGCCAACCACAAGTag
- a CDS encoding uncharacterized protein (Compare to YALI0F01672g, similar to uniprot|P07337 Kluyveromyces marxianus Beta- glucosidase precursor (Gentiobiase) (Cellobiase) and DEHA0B07491g Debaryomyces hansenii IPF 9746.1), with protein MFGGGEKKDDQIYKEGRGLFHKSTHSQQTTSNMPIDVQNTLEQLELSEKIALTAGVDIWHTVPIERLGVPSARTSDGPNGIRGTQFFNSEPAACLPASLGLGATWDQDLLYQVGELLAEESRAKSAHVVLAPTINIQRSPLGGRSFESFSEDPLLSGKLATQYVKGLQDNKVAACIKHFVTNDQENGRMGSNSVVTDRALREIYLKPFEIAVREANPKAFMTAYNKLNGTHVSEHDILGSVLRGEWKWRGLVMSDWFGTYSTSDAVNAGLDLEMPGPPRWRGEQLTHAVLSNKVTTETLDERVTNVLELVKYAQESGIPFNGPESTNNTPKTRALLRKLVADSTVLLKNDANILPLDKTKKVAVIGPNAKATAFCGGGSASLRPYYTVSPFEGITSKTGSEPDYAVGAYAHKELPDFASYLKSESGDEGIWDVRFYNDKRGAQDRKCFDQLTIEQTKLFLFDYSHKDIPKNKIFYVDATATLKVPKDGVYDFGMTLLGTAKFFVDDKCVLDCTKDQENGNSFFGEGTKEKIGSIELKANKDYAIRLEFGSEATSPRERGGLVSNGGGAVQAGMARQAAAEDTIAEAVELAKRSEQVILFSGLNMAWESEGFDRPNLSLPPHNDALIEAVLDANPNTVIVIQSGAPVEMPWASTAKTIVHATFGGNETGNGIADVLFGDVNPSAKLPITYPLKVQHTPSYYNFGHPKRTLYGEDVFVGYRHYEKVDREVLFPFGHGLSYTSFELSNLSVSKKDDTVTVTVNVKNTGSKTGAEIVQVYVSQEKPSIVRPVKELRGFSKVELDAGKSDTVTVELDVDQATSFWNEYISKWTSEADKYHIHVGTSSAGKHLEGEFEVKKTKNWLGL; from the coding sequence ATGTTTGGAGGgggtgaaaaaaaagacgatCAAATATATAAAGAAGGGCGGGGGCTCTTTCACAAATCTACACACTCTCAACAAACAACCTCAAACATGCCAATCGACGTGCAAAACACCCTGGAACAGCTCGAGCTGTCGGAGAAAATCGCACTCACCGCTGGAGTCGACATCTGGCATACCGTCCCTATCGAACGGCTTGGCGTACCTTCTGCCCGAACCTCTGATGGCCCCAATGGAATCAGAGGTACCCAGTTCTTCAACTCCGAGCCCGCAGCCTGTCTTCCGGCCTCCCTAGGCCTCGGTGCTACGTGGGATCAGGATCTCTTGTACCAGGTAGGAGAGCTGCTGGCCGAGGAGTCGCGTGCCAAAAGCGCCCATGTCGTGCTTGCGCCCACAATTAACATCCAGCGGTCCCCTCTAGGAGGTCGCTCCTTCGAGTCTTTCTCTGAAGATCCGCTTTTGTCTGGAAAGCTGGCTACTCAGTACGTCAAGGGTCTACAGGACAACAAGGTGGCAGCTTGTATTAAGCACTTTGTGACCAACGACCAGGAGAATGGCCGCATGGGATCCAACTCAGTCGTAACAGATCGAGCTTTGCGAGAAATCTATCTCAAGCCCTTTGAGATCGCAGTCAGAGAAGCCAACCCTAAGGCCTTCATGACCGCCTACAACAAGCTCAATGGCACCCATGTTAGCGAGCACGACATCTTGGGCAGTGTGCTGCGAGGCGAGTGGAAATGGCGAGGGTTGGTGATGAGTGACTGGTTCGGCACTTACTCCACCAGTGACGCTGTTAATGCCGGTCTGGACCTTGAGATGCCAGGTCCTCCTCGATGGAGAGGCGAGCAGCTCACCCATGCTGTTCTCAGCAACAAGGTGACCACTGAGACGCTTGATGAGCGGGTCACAaatgttcttgagctcgtgAAGTACGCCCAAGAGTCTGGAATCCCGTTCAATGGTCCCGAatccaccaacaacacGCCTAAGACTCGGGCTCTGCTACGGAAGCTGGTGGCAGACTCCACTGTCCTGCTCAAAAACGATGCAAACATCTTGCCtctcgacaagaccaagaaagTGGCCGTGATTGGCCCCAACGCAAAGGCCACTGCTTTCTGTGGAGGTGGTTCAGCCTCTCTCAGACCCTACTATACTGTTTCTCCGTTTGAGGGAATCACTTCCAAGACTGGCAGCGAACCTGATTACGCCGTAGGAGCCTACGCTCATAAGGAGCTGCCTGACTTCGCATCATACTTGAAGTCAGAGTCTGGAGACGAGGGAATTTGGGACGTTCGATTCTACAACGACAAGAGGGGTGCTCAGGATCGAAAGTGCTTTGACCAATTGACTATCGAGCAGACCAAACTGTTTCTGTTCGATTACAGTCACAAGGATATCCCCAAGAACAAGATCTTTTATGTGGACGCCACTGCCACCCTCAAGGTTCCTAAGGACGGAGTGTACGACTTTGGAATGACCCTTCTGGGTACTGCCAAGTTCTTTGTCGATGACAAGTGCGTGCTGGACTGCACTAAGGACCAGGAGAACGGCAATTCGTTTTTCGGCGAAGGCACTAAGGAGAAGATTGGGTCTAttgagctcaaggccaacaagGACTATGCCATTCGCCTCGAGTTTGGATCCGAGGCCACTTCCCCTCGAGAGCGAGGAGGACTTGTTTCCAACGGTGGAGGCGCTGTTCAGGCCGGCATGGCTCGACAGGCTGCCGCCGAAGATACGATCGCCGAGGCTGTCGAGCTGGCCAAACGTTCCGAACAGGTAATTCTCTTTTCGGGACTCAACATGGCGTGGGAGTCTGAGGGATTCGACCGACCGAACTTGTCGCTTCCTCCTCACAATGATGCACTCATCGAGGCCGTGCTCGACGCGAATCCCAATACCGTTATTGTCATTCAGAGTGGAGCTCCAGTGGAGATGCCCTGGGCATCCACGGCCAAGACCATCGTGCATGCCACCTTTGGAGGCAACGAGACTGGAAACGGTATTGCCGATGTGCTATTTGGCGACGTGAACCCTAGCGCTAAGCTGCCCATCACCTACCCTCTCAAGGTTCAACATACTCCCTCTTACTACAACTTCGGCCATCCTAAACGAACTTTGTATGGAGAagatgtgtttgtgggctACCGACACTACGAGAAGGTTGATCGAGAAGTGTTGTTTCCCTTTGGCCATGGTCTTTCATACACTTCATTTGAGCTGTCTAACCTGAGTGTttccaagaaggatgatACTGTCACTGTAACTGTGAACGTCAAGAACACCGGATCCAAAACGGGAGCTGAAATCGTCCAGGTTTACGTTTCTCAAGAGAAACCATCCATCGTGCGGCCTGTAAAGGAGCTCCGGGGCTTCTCCAAGGTCGAGCTTGATGCTGGCAAGTCCGATACCGTCACTGTGGAACTGGATGTCGATCAGGCCACCTCATTCTGGAACGAGTATATCAGCAAGTGGACCAGTGAAGCTGACAAGTACCATATTCATGTCGGTACCAGCAGTGCAGGTAAGCATCTTGAGGGTGAGTTTGAAGTCAAGAAGACTAAGAATTGGTTAGGTCTTTAG
- a CDS encoding uncharacterized protein (Compare to YALI0F01628g, similar to DEHA-IPF7297.1 Debaryomyces hansenii) has product MATPNIKLSCFIKYIGFRMFVRLGSNVLLLVGLNIGNLSGRSRGLVKLVGEPLGHQTSSKLDSNHPLAHAENLGVVGKNGSLDGEGVMCSHGSNTGHLVGGDGDTKTGTTDENGSVGLAGGHLLSSSNGNVGVGGLVFRGLDTNVNDLVDSRGLFEIGLDSVLVINASLVASNNNSESHFVQVCVCVCVWCVCVLERMFW; this is encoded by the coding sequence ATGGCTACTCCAAATATCAAATTATCATGCTTCATTAAATATATAGGTTTTCGTATGTTTGTCCGTTTAGGCAGCAAtgtgcttcttctcgtaGGTCTCAATATCGGCAACCTTAGcggcagaagcagaggtCTGGTCAAACTCGTAGGTGAGCCACTCGGCCACCAGACGTCGAGCAAGCTCGATTCCAACCACCCGCTGGCCCATGCAGAGAATCTGGGCGTTGTTGGAAAGAATGGATCGCTCGACGGAGAAGGAGTCATGTGCAGTCACGGCTCGAACACCGGCCACCTTGTTGGCGGAGATGGCGACACCAAGACCGGTACCACAGATGAGAATGGCTCGGTCGGCCTCGCCGGAGGCCAccttctcagcagcagcaatggcaATGTTGGGGTAGGCGGTCTTGTCTTCCGAGGCCTTGACACCAACGTCAATGACCTTGTCGACTCGAGGGGACTTTTCGAGATCGGCCTTGATTCTGTTCTTGTAATCAACGCCAGCCTCGTCGCATCCAACAACAATAGTGAATCCCATTTTGtgcaagtgtgtgtgtgtgtgtgtgtgtggtgtgtttgtgtgttaGAACGGATGTTCTGgtga